The segment GTGCTGGCCGGAACCGGTGAGCTGAAGGGGAAGATGAAGGAGAAGCTGGAAGAGCACGCGGACAGCGCCGTCATGAGCAAAAAGCTGGCGACGATCTACCGCGAGGTTCCGCTTGAGCATACGTGGGAGGACATGGTATTCAGCGGGATTAACACGGACACGGCTGGGCCTGCGCTCGCCAAGCTGGAATTCCGCTCGCTGCTGGAACGCCTGTCGCTGAGCGCCTATTCGCATGCGGCGGACGGCGGTCTGTCCGGCCCCGCAGCGGTGGAAGCGGCAGAGCTTACGATTACGATCGTTGACGAAGCCGGAATAGGCGGGCTGGTTCAGGCACTGCCGGGCATCTCCGCCCTGCATGTGGAATCTAACGGAGAGAACCCGCACCGTGCCGAAGTGATCGGCCTCGGGCTGTCTTCGCCGGAGCAGCATTATTTTGTGCCTTTTGCCCTGCTGAAGAGTAAGGCTGCGGCACCTCTGCTGGACTGGCTCGGTGACGAGCAGGCGCCGAAGAGCGGGTATGATCTGCACCGTGCCGATCTGGCGCTGCATTGGCAGGGGATTGCTTTTGCCGGAGCCGCTAACGATGTTCAGCTTGCCGCTTACCTGCTGGACCCGACCGAAGCGAGCCAGAATCTGAATGACCTGACCACGAAATACGGCCTGCCCCGCTTGTCGCCGGATGAGGATGTCTTCGGCAAAGGGGCCAAATATAGAATTCCTGAGCCTAAGATTCTCGGTGAGCATGTCGCCCGTAAGAGTGCGACCGTGCTAGGCATTGTGCAGAAGCAGCAGGAGGAGCTGGACAAGACGGGCATGACCGGTCTGTTCCAGGACCTGGAGATGCCGCTGTCACGGATTCTCGCCGATATGGAGAAGCAGGGCATTGCTGTAAACAAGGATGATCTCGTCCAGCTCGGTAAGGAATTTGAAGCCCAGATCTCCCGGCTGGTCACTGAGATCTACTCTGCCTGCGGAACCGAATTCAATCTTAATTCTCCGAAGCAGCTGGGTGAGGTTCTGTTCGTGAAGCTGGGTCTGCCGGTCGTGAAGAAGACGAAGACCGGTTATTCGACGGATGCCGAGGTATTGGAAAAGCTTGCGCCTTATCATGACGCCGTGCGCCTGATCCTGCAATACCGATCCATTGCCAAGCTGCAATCCACGTATGTGGAAGGTCTGATGAAGGAAATCTCGCCGGAGACCGGCAAGGTACACACCTTCTACCGGCAGACGATTGCCGCCACGGGCCGGCTAAGCAGCCAGTTCCCGAACCTGCAGAATATTCCGATCCGGCTCGAAGAGGGCCGCAAGATCCGTAAGGTATTCGTCCCCTCCGAGCCGGGCTGGTCGATTCTGGCGGCGGATTACTCGCAGATCGAGCTGCGTGTGCTGGCGCATATCTCGGGTGATGAGCGGATGAAGGAAGCTTTTGTAGAGGATATGGATATCCATACCAAGACAGCTATGGACGTATTCGGCGTCCCTGCGGAGAGTGTGGACAGTAATATGCGCCGCTCCGCCAAAGCGGTTAACTTCGGGATTGTGTACGGCATCAGCGATTACGGGCTGTCTCAGAACCTGAACATTCCGCGTAAGGAAGCGGCCCGGTTCATTGAGCAGTATTTCGAGGTGTTCCAGGGTGTGCGCCGTTACATGGATGATATTGTGGTCGAGGCCCGGAAGCAGGGGTATGTGACTACGCTGCTGGAACGCCGCCGTTATCTGCCGGAGATCAATGCGAAGAACTTCAATCTGCGGTCCTTCGCAGAACGTACGGCGATGAATACGCCGATTCAGGGAACCGCTGCGGATATTATCAAGCTGGCCATGGTTCATATGGACAAGGCGCTGCATGAGCGCGGCCTGAAGAGCCGAATGCTGCTCCAGGTACACGATGAGTTAGTGTTCGAGGTGCCGGAGGAGGAGCTGGAGAAAATGAAGCAGCTTCTGCCCGAGGTGATGGCCGGAGCGCTGCAGCTGTCTGTTCCGCTCAAGGCAGAGGTAAGTTATGGCAGCAACTGGTACGAAGCGAAATAGGCTCCCCGCACATGGCAGATATCCGGTATAATGGAGTGGAGGTGAGCCATGATGCCGGAATTGCCGGAAGTCGAAACAGTCAGAAGAACACTTAATGAGTTAATTACAGGCAAGCAGATAGAGCATGTCACCGTCCGGCTGCCGCGGATAATTCAGCGCCCGGATGATATTCAGGCCTTTGCCCATATGCTGGCAGGCCATACAGTGGTAACGGTTGAGCGCAGAGGCAAGTTCCTGCGTTTCGTCTTTGACGGGCTGGTGATGGTCTCCCATCTGCGGATGGAGGGCCGTTACGGGGTGTACCGTGAGGGCGAGCTGCTGGACAAGCATACACATGTTATTTTCCATTTCACAGATGGGACGGAGCTGCGTTATACGGATGTGCGCCAATTCGGGACGATGCATCTGTTCCAGCCGGGAGAGGATCTGCAGCTGAAGCCGCTGAACAAGCTGGGGCAGGAGCCGCTGGATGCCGATTTCACGCTGGAGCGGTTCAAGGAGATTGTCTCGAAGCGGAGCACCAAGATCAAGCCGCTGCTGCTCAATCAGGAATATATAGTAGGTATCGGCAATATTTATGTAGATGAGTCCCTGCACCGTGCAGGCATCCACCCGGAGGAGACCGCGAAATCCCTCACGGAGGATCAGTTGGCCAGACTGCACCATGCTATCGTCGCAACGCTGACGGAAGCGGTGAATGCCGGAGGCTCCTCGGTGAAGTCGTATGTCAACGGCCAGGGGGAGAGCGGAAGCTACCAGGATCAGCACAAGATCTACGGACGCAAGGATCAGCCGTGTGCCACCTGCGGCACGCTGATTGAGAAGAGCGTGGTCGGCGGACGGGGGACGCATTATTGTCCCCGCTGCCAGCCGGTACCTGTATTGATTCTATGATTTTTATTTAGAGTCAGCGCTGCATTTACAGCCCGTTTCCGGATTAGTTACACTTGAGTTACAACCGTTATGTATTAAGGCAGGCACTTCCTGCCCGTCCCGCCCATATAATGTGTGAAGATTGCTGATTATGGCGAAACGGAGACCGGCTTGGATAGTTAATCCACCGGCTCCGGTTCTTCACGGGAGGGATTGCGGGTGCTTAGCCCATTGTTGTCACTGCTGTTGCTTGCGTTTGCGCTTAGTCTGGATGGATTTGGTGTAGGCATTACATATGGACTGCGTAAAATGAAAATTCCCCTGCTCTCCATTATCATTATCTCGCTCTGTTCAGGGGTCGTCATTTATGGTTCTATGCAGGTCGGCGTGCTGCTGGCCAAGGTAGTCTCCCCGAATGCCGCTTCCAGTGTCGGAGCGGTTATTCTCGTCTTAATGGGCTGCTGGTCCCTGTTCCAGATGCTGACGCAGAAGGAGAAGGAGCAGGAAGAGCCTGCGCCGGCAGCCGATAAAGGCTATTCGGGGCAGGAGACCAGGCAGGAGACGGCTGCTGCCGCACAACTTGCTGAGACAGAGCTGAAGCCGGCCGTATTCTCGCTGGAGCTTCGCCATCTGGGCGTGGTTATACAGATTCTCCGCACACCATCTTCTGCGGATATGGATGCCTCGGGGAGCATCTCCTCCATGGAAGCCATGATTCTGGGGATCGCGTTGTCGCTGGATGCCTTCGGAGCCGGTCTTGGTGCGGCACTGCTCGGATTCAGCCCGTGGTCCACCTCGCTGATGATCGCTGTATTCAGCGGAACCTTTCTGCTGATGGGGATGAAGACAGGACTGAGATTATCAGGCAGCTACTGGATGAAGCATGCCGCTGCGCTGCCCGCGATATTATTAATTGTAATGGGTATAATGAAGTTATTATGAGGTGAGT is part of the Paenibacillus sp. FSL M7-0420 genome and harbors:
- the polA gene encoding DNA polymerase I, yielding MDKLILIDGNNIIYRAFFAMPPLTNTAGQQTNAVYGFTTMLLRLLEEHKPTHMIVAFDAGKITFRHEGYEEYKGGRQKTPPELSEQFPLLKELLKGLGVPQFEIAGYEADDIIGTISREADAAGRQVMIVSGDKDMLQLASEHTTIALVRKGVTEVELYGPKQIRDKYDLTPEQIIDLKGLMGDASDNIPGVPGVGEKTALKLLQQFGSVEGVLAGTGELKGKMKEKLEEHADSAVMSKKLATIYREVPLEHTWEDMVFSGINTDTAGPALAKLEFRSLLERLSLSAYSHAADGGLSGPAAVEAAELTITIVDEAGIGGLVQALPGISALHVESNGENPHRAEVIGLGLSSPEQHYFVPFALLKSKAAAPLLDWLGDEQAPKSGYDLHRADLALHWQGIAFAGAANDVQLAAYLLDPTEASQNLNDLTTKYGLPRLSPDEDVFGKGAKYRIPEPKILGEHVARKSATVLGIVQKQQEELDKTGMTGLFQDLEMPLSRILADMEKQGIAVNKDDLVQLGKEFEAQISRLVTEIYSACGTEFNLNSPKQLGEVLFVKLGLPVVKKTKTGYSTDAEVLEKLAPYHDAVRLILQYRSIAKLQSTYVEGLMKEISPETGKVHTFYRQTIAATGRLSSQFPNLQNIPIRLEEGRKIRKVFVPSEPGWSILAADYSQIELRVLAHISGDERMKEAFVEDMDIHTKTAMDVFGVPAESVDSNMRRSAKAVNFGIVYGISDYGLSQNLNIPRKEAARFIEQYFEVFQGVRRYMDDIVVEARKQGYVTTLLERRRYLPEINAKNFNLRSFAERTAMNTPIQGTAADIIKLAMVHMDKALHERGLKSRMLLQVHDELVFEVPEEELEKMKQLLPEVMAGALQLSVPLKAEVSYGSNWYEAK
- the mutM gene encoding DNA-formamidopyrimidine glycosylase; the protein is MPELPEVETVRRTLNELITGKQIEHVTVRLPRIIQRPDDIQAFAHMLAGHTVVTVERRGKFLRFVFDGLVMVSHLRMEGRYGVYREGELLDKHTHVIFHFTDGTELRYTDVRQFGTMHLFQPGEDLQLKPLNKLGQEPLDADFTLERFKEIVSKRSTKIKPLLLNQEYIVGIGNIYVDESLHRAGIHPEETAKSLTEDQLARLHHAIVATLTEAVNAGGSSVKSYVNGQGESGSYQDQHKIYGRKDQPCATCGTLIEKSVVGGRGTHYCPRCQPVPVLIL
- a CDS encoding manganese efflux pump; amino-acid sequence: MLSPLLSLLLLAFALSLDGFGVGITYGLRKMKIPLLSIIIISLCSGVVIYGSMQVGVLLAKVVSPNAASSVGAVILVLMGCWSLFQMLTQKEKEQEEPAPAADKGYSGQETRQETAAAAQLAETELKPAVFSLELRHLGVVIQILRTPSSADMDASGSISSMEAMILGIALSLDAFGAGLGAALLGFSPWSTSLMIAVFSGTFLLMGMKTGLRLSGSYWMKHAAALPAILLIVMGIMKLL